Proteins co-encoded in one Clostridia bacterium genomic window:
- a CDS encoding MarR family transcriptional regulator: MAEGRFAPDVEAIELLLRRTAFLVRQHGRRILDRFDITPPQFDALQILVHNDQLTMGDLCQRLYLASSTVTDLVQRMERAGFVRRERDPVDRRLVRLTVLDKGRRLIEEVIDERRAYLESVLAHMEAEERAVLQSSLEKLLRIMREVGQAGGPKDREPRPADAEGGPPRP, translated from the coding sequence ATGGCCGAGGGACGGTTCGCGCCGGACGTCGAAGCGATCGAGCTGCTGCTGCGCCGCACCGCGTTCCTCGTGCGGCAGCACGGGCGGCGCATCCTCGATCGCTTCGACATCACCCCGCCGCAGTTCGACGCCCTCCAGATCCTCGTCCACAACGACCAGCTGACGATGGGCGACCTGTGCCAGCGGCTCTACCTGGCTTCCAGCACGGTCACCGATCTGGTGCAGCGGATGGAGAGGGCCGGGTTCGTGCGGCGGGAGCGCGACCCCGTCGACCGCCGCCTCGTCCGCCTCACCGTCCTCGACAAGGGCCGCCGCTTGATCGAGGAAGTCATCGACGAGCGCCGCGCCTACCTGGAGTCCGTCCTCGCCCACATGGAAGCGGAGGAGCGGGCTGTTCTGCAATCGTCGCTCGAAAAGCTGCTGCGCATCATGCGGGAGGTCGGCCAGGCGGGCGGCCCGAAAGACCGCGAGCCGCGGCCGGCGGACGCCGAGGGTGGGCCGCCCCGTCCGTAG
- the mtnP gene encoding S-methyl-5'-thioadenosine phosphorylase produces the protein MRLGIIGGTGVYDPDILTDLREETVATPYGDAHVVIGRYRGEDVVFMNRHGAGHAFPPHRVNYRANVWALKALGVERVIATAAVGSLRRELGPGSMVLCDQFLDFTKSRPMTFYEGGEQGVVHVDVTNPYCPELRGLLEESGRAAGVHVKNGGVYVCTEGPRFESAAEIRMFAQLGGDVVGMTGVPEVVLARELGLCYSVVAMVVNLAAGLSPTPLTHSEVVEVMNRNVANLRRLIMDTLPRIPPTSERCGCAVLPEVHGLPAREEGKR, from the coding sequence ATGCGGCTCGGCATCATCGGAGGCACCGGGGTGTACGACCCGGACATTCTCACGGACCTGCGGGAGGAAACGGTCGCGACGCCGTACGGCGACGCGCACGTCGTGATCGGCAGGTACCGCGGCGAGGACGTCGTCTTCATGAACCGGCACGGCGCCGGCCACGCGTTTCCACCGCACCGCGTGAACTATCGGGCCAACGTCTGGGCGCTCAAGGCGCTGGGCGTGGAGCGCGTGATCGCCACCGCGGCCGTCGGGTCTCTGCGCCGCGAGCTCGGCCCCGGCTCGATGGTCCTCTGCGACCAGTTTCTCGACTTCACGAAGAGCCGCCCCATGACCTTCTACGAGGGCGGCGAGCAGGGCGTCGTGCACGTCGACGTCACGAATCCCTACTGCCCGGAACTGCGTGGGCTGCTGGAGGAGAGCGGCCGGGCCGCGGGCGTGCACGTGAAGAACGGCGGCGTGTACGTCTGCACGGAGGGTCCCCGCTTCGAGTCGGCCGCCGAGATCCGCATGTTCGCACAGCTGGGCGGCGACGTCGTCGGCATGACCGGCGTGCCGGAGGTCGTGCTGGCGCGGGAGCTGGGGCTGTGCTACAGCGTCGTGGCGATGGTCGTCAACCTGGCCGCCGGTCTCAGCCCCACGCCGCTGACGCACAGCGAGGTGGTCGAGGTCATGAACCGCAACGTCGCCAACCTGCGGCGGCTCATCATGGACACGCTGCCGAGGATCCCCCCCACGAGCGAGCGCTGCGGCTGCGCCGTCCTGCCGGAAGTGCACGGGCTCCCGGCCCGGGAGGAGGGCAAGCGATGA
- a CDS encoding adenosylhomocysteinase — translation MSAIERSTLRHPEWAAEGRRKIEWAEAHMPVLAQIRERFRSERPLAGETVAICLHLEAKTANLALAVQDAGARVVITGSNPLSTQDDVAAGLASLGVEVHSWHGCTPQEYRSFLDRVLDAGPTLLIDDGGDLVARLHTERRDRLGGVRGGCEETTTGILRLAAMDREGRLSFPMVGVNNARMKYLMDNQHGTGQSVWDGIMRTTNLLVAGKTVVVVGYGWCGRGVARRAQGLGARVVAVEVDPFAANVALLDGCEVMTGEEAAAVGDIFVTTTGNRAVLTRRHFERMKDGAILANAGHFDVEIDLPALAELAAEVYEARANVRAYRMPDGRRLYLLAEGRLVNLAAADGHPAEIMDMTFALQALALRYVHRESGRLGPHLVEVPREIDEEVARLRLAAAGAGLDELSDAQREYLNSWSHE, via the coding sequence ATGAGCGCGATCGAGCGCAGCACCCTTCGCCACCCCGAGTGGGCCGCCGAGGGCCGGCGCAAGATCGAGTGGGCGGAGGCCCACATGCCGGTGCTGGCGCAGATCCGGGAACGCTTCCGGTCGGAGCGGCCGCTCGCCGGCGAGACGGTCGCCATCTGCCTGCACCTGGAGGCGAAGACGGCGAACCTCGCGCTCGCCGTGCAGGATGCGGGCGCGCGCGTCGTCATCACGGGCTCGAACCCCCTCTCCACGCAGGACGACGTGGCGGCGGGCCTGGCCTCTCTCGGCGTCGAGGTGCACAGCTGGCACGGCTGCACACCGCAGGAGTACCGGTCCTTCCTCGACCGGGTGCTGGACGCCGGACCGACGCTGCTGATCGATGACGGGGGCGACCTCGTCGCCCGCCTGCACACGGAGCGGCGCGACCGGCTCGGCGGCGTGCGCGGCGGCTGCGAGGAGACGACGACCGGCATCCTGCGCCTCGCCGCCATGGACCGCGAGGGCCGGCTGAGCTTCCCGATGGTCGGCGTGAACAACGCCCGCATGAAGTACCTCATGGACAACCAGCACGGCACCGGGCAGTCCGTGTGGGACGGCATCATGCGCACGACGAACCTCCTCGTCGCGGGCAAGACGGTCGTCGTCGTCGGGTACGGGTGGTGCGGCCGCGGCGTCGCCCGCCGCGCGCAGGGGCTGGGCGCGCGCGTCGTGGCCGTGGAGGTCGATCCGTTCGCCGCGAACGTCGCGCTGCTGGACGGGTGCGAGGTGATGACGGGCGAGGAGGCGGCCGCCGTCGGCGACATCTTCGTCACGACGACCGGCAACCGCGCGGTGCTGACCCGCCGCCACTTCGAGCGGATGAAGGACGGGGCCATCCTCGCCAACGCCGGCCACTTCGACGTAGAGATCGACCTGCCGGCCCTCGCCGAGCTCGCCGCGGAAGTGTACGAGGCCCGCGCCAACGTCCGCGCCTACCGGATGCCGGACGGGCGGCGGCTGTACCTCCTCGCGGAGGGGCGCCTCGTGAACCTGGCGGCGGCGGACGGGCACCCGGCGGAGATCATGGACATGACATTCGCGCTGCAGGCGCTCGCCCTGCGGTACGTGCACCGGGAGTCGGGACGGCTGGGACCGCACCTCGTCGAAGTGCCGCGGGAAATCGACGAAGAGGTGGCGCGCCTGCGGCTGGCCGCCGCCGGCGCGGGCCTCGACGAGCTGTCGGACGCGCAGCGAGAGTACCTGAACTCGTGGAGCCACGAATGA
- a CDS encoding amidohydrolase gives MSPRSTPIVFENVDVVTATSRGVIHGGTVVVAGGRIVRVAAAGEPVEKPAGARVVRGPDKALVPGHVNLHNHAAMTLFRGWADDMNLMPWLETKIWPAEARLTAEDVYWGTLLCLAELLRAGTTTFADMYFFEDEVARAVEESGMRGVLCVGLLDADGGGERRLRAGVDFFRRWHGGADGRIRAMLGPHAPYTCSVEYLKEIIDASRELDCAIHIHLHETRVEVERYKAQHGCTPIRMMADIGLFERPVLAAHCVHVSDDDIAILARMRGGVAHNPMSNLKLASGIAPVARMLEAGVPMGLGTDGPTSTNQMGLWEEMRLCSWLAKVSTGDGAAVPAARSLELGTRGGADVLGWPEIGRIEEGAEADLVLVDLSSPRFAPLHDVVSALVYGTQDADVEMVLVRGEVVVEGGRCTRLDEERIRHEVSRRVPRLVEGL, from the coding sequence ATGAGTCCTCGATCGACGCCCATCGTGTTCGAGAACGTCGACGTCGTCACGGCCACCTCGCGCGGCGTCATCCACGGCGGCACGGTGGTCGTGGCCGGCGGCCGCATCGTGCGCGTCGCAGCGGCGGGCGAGCCGGTCGAGAAGCCCGCGGGGGCGCGCGTCGTGCGCGGGCCGGACAAGGCGCTCGTGCCGGGTCACGTCAACCTGCACAACCACGCGGCGATGACGCTCTTCCGCGGCTGGGCCGACGACATGAACCTCATGCCGTGGCTGGAGACGAAGATCTGGCCGGCCGAGGCCCGGCTCACGGCGGAGGACGTGTACTGGGGCACGCTGCTCTGCCTCGCGGAGCTCCTGCGGGCGGGGACCACCACGTTCGCCGACATGTACTTCTTCGAGGACGAGGTCGCGCGCGCCGTGGAGGAGAGCGGCATGCGCGGCGTGCTGTGCGTCGGCCTCCTGGACGCGGACGGGGGCGGCGAGCGCCGCCTGCGCGCCGGGGTGGACTTCTTCCGCCGTTGGCACGGCGGGGCGGACGGCCGCATCCGCGCCATGCTCGGGCCGCACGCGCCGTACACATGCTCCGTCGAGTATCTGAAGGAGATCATCGACGCCTCGCGGGAGCTGGACTGCGCCATCCACATCCACCTGCACGAGACGCGCGTGGAAGTGGAACGCTACAAGGCGCAGCACGGCTGCACGCCGATCCGGATGATGGCGGACATCGGCCTCTTTGAGCGGCCCGTGCTGGCGGCGCACTGCGTGCACGTGTCGGACGACGACATCGCCATCCTCGCCCGCATGCGCGGCGGTGTCGCGCACAACCCCATGTCCAACCTGAAGCTGGCGAGCGGCATCGCTCCCGTGGCCCGCATGCTGGAGGCCGGCGTGCCGATGGGCCTGGGGACCGACGGACCGACCTCGACGAACCAGATGGGGCTCTGGGAAGAGATGCGGCTGTGTTCCTGGCTCGCTAAGGTCTCGACGGGCGACGGCGCGGCGGTGCCGGCGGCGCGCTCGCTGGAGCTGGGCACGCGCGGGGGGGCCGACGTCCTCGGCTGGCCGGAGATCGGACGCATCGAAGAGGGGGCCGAGGCGGACCTCGTCCTCGTCGACCTTTCCTCCCCGCGGTTCGCGCCGCTGCACGACGTCGTGTCGGCGCTCGTGTACGGCACGCAGGACGCGGACGTGGAGATGGTCCTGGTGCGCGGGGAGGTCGTCGTCGAGGGCGGGCGGTGCACGCGGCTCGACGAGGAACGGATCCGGCACGAGGTGTCCCGGCGCGTGCCCCGGCTCGTGGAGGGGCTGTAG